The DNA sequence TGGGCCTGGCGGTGGTGGAAAAGACGGTGGCCCGCATGGGCGGCACCTTCGAGCTGGCCAACGCGACCCCGCCCGACACCGGGCTCATCGCCCGCATCCGCCTGAAGAAGGCGCCGTAGCGTCGGCGTGCGCCGCCTCAGACGCGGCGCAGCAGCGCCACCGCGCGCGCCTCGATGGATTCCTGCCGCCCCACCGGGCCGAGCTTCTCGGCCGTCTTGGCCTTCACGTTGACCTGCGCGGGCGTGCAGCCCAGCGCCGCGGCGATGCGCTCGCGCATCGCGGGGATGTGCGGCGCCATCTTGGGCGCCTGGGCGACGATGGTGCTGTCGACGTTGACCAGTTCCCAGCCCTGCTCGCGCACGCGGCGCATCGCCTCGGCCAGCAGCGCGGAGGAATCGGCCCCCTTGAAGCGCTCGTCGGTGTCCGGGAAATGGCGGCCGATGTCCCCGAGGCCCGCCGCACCCAGCACCGCGTCGGTGATCGCATGCAGCAGCGCGTCGGCGTCCGAGTGGCCGAGCAGCCCCAGCGTGTGCGGGATCTCGACGCCGCCCAGGACGAGCTTGCGCCCGGCCACCAGTGCATGGGTGTCCCAGCCTTCCCCGATCCGGATGTCCATCAGCGCGTCCTCAGCAAGCGTTCCGCAAGCGCGAAGTCCTGCGGATAGGTGACCTTGAAGTTCTCCAGCGAGCCGCGCACCAGCCGCGGCGCATGACCCAGCGCCTCGACCGCGGAGGCCTCGTCGGTGACGCTGTCGCCGGCATGCAGCAGGGCCGGGCGCAGCAGGCCCAGGCGGAACATCTGCGGCGTCTGCGCCTGCCACTTGCCGCGCCGGTCCACGGTGGCGGCGACGCGGCCGCCCTCCTCCTGCTTGAGCGTGTCCGGCACCGGCAGCGCCAGCAGGCCGCCGACCTCGTCGTCCAGGCAGGCGTCGATCAGCTCGTCGACCCACTGCGGCTGCAGCAGGCAGCGCGCGGCGTCATGCACCAGCACCCAGTCGTGCGGCTGGGCGCCGCGCTCGACCAGCGCCGCCAGCCCGTTGGCCACCGTCGCGGCGCGCGTGGACCCGCCGACGCGCGCCACCCAGCCAGCGAAGCCGGGCACGGCCTCCTCGAAGCGCGTGTCGTCCGGCGCCAGCACCACCATCACGCCGTCCAGCCGCGACACGGCGGCCAGCGCCTGCAGCGTGTGGGCCACCAGGGCACGCCCGGCCACGCTCGCGTACTGCTTGGGCCCGCCGGCACCGGCACGCTCGCCGGTGCCGGCGCAGGGCACCAGGGCGAATAGGCGCGGGGGCTCGGTGGAATACATCGGGACAGCAGGGGCAACGGAGGGCGGAATTCTATAATTTGGTGTCTGTTTCGCCCCGGGAGGACACCCGCCCGGGGCGATTTGCATTGGTCCCACACCACGCGCATGCACCTTCCCCCCATCGCCCCCGGCAAGCGCCATACCGTGCCGCGCCCGCCAGGCTCTGCCGATGCGCTGCTGCTGGCCACCTTCGCCCGAGAGCAGGCGGCGAACCGGACGCTGACGGCCATCGTGACGGCCGAGCCGGCCGACGCGCAGCGCCTGCACGACGAGCTGGCCTTCTTCGCACCGGAGCTGCGCTGCGCGGTGTTTCCCGACTGGGAGACGCTGCCCTACGACACCTTCTCGCCGCACCAAGACCTGATCTCCGAGCGGCTGGCGACGCTGTGGCGCGTGCGCCAGGGCGAGGTCGACGTGGTGCTGCTGCCGGCCTCAACCGCACTGGTGCGCCTGGCACCGCCCTCCTTCCTCGCGGCCTACACCTTCCACTTCAAGCAGAAGGAGAAGCTGGACGAGGCCTCGCTCAAGGCGCAGCTGACGCTGGCCGGCTACCAGCACGTCAGCCAGGTGGTCTCGCCGGGCGAGTACGCGGTGCGCGGCGGGCTGATCGACCTGTACCCGATGGGCTCGCCGGTGCCGTACCGGGTGGACCTGTTCGGTGACGAGGTGGATTCGATCCGCACCTTCGACCCGGACAGCCAGCGCAGCCTGTACCCGGTGCCGGAGGTGCGCCTGCTGCCCGGGCGCGAGTTCCCGATGGACGAGGACTCGCGCGCGAGATTCCGCGCCCGCTGGCGCGAGCGCATGGAAGGCGACCCGAGCAAGGCGCGCATCTACAAGGACATCGGCAACGGGATCGCCACCGCCGGCATCGAGTACTACCTGCCGCTGTTCTTCGACGAGACGGCCACCATCTTCGAGTACCTGGGCGAGCAGGCGAAGCTGGTGCTGCACGGCGAGATCGACGAAGCGCTCAAGCGCTTCTGGACCGACACGCGCGAGCGCTACCGCTTCCTGAAGCACGACCCGGAGCGCCCCATCCTGCCGCCGGAAGACCTGTTCCTGAAGCCCGAGGACTTCTTCGCGCTGTGCAACGTGCACGCGCAGCTCGCGGTGCGCGGCCAGGGGGCGGTCGACTGGGCCCGCCCGCTGCCGGACCTGAGCGCCGACCGCGGCGCGCCCGAGCCGCTGCGGCGGCTGCAGGCCCATCTGGCCGCGACCCCGCACCGGGTGCTGATCGTCGCCGAGTCGCCCGGCCGCCGCGAGAGCCTGCTCGAGCTGCTGCGCGACAACCGGATCGAGCCGCCTGCGGTCGAGTCGCTGGCCGACTTCCAGTCCGGCGGCGAGAAGTACGCCATCGCGGTGGCGCCGCTGGCCGGGGGCTTCCACTGGGCCACCGGCGACGGCGACGCGCAGGGGCTGCAGTTCGTCACCGAGACCGAGCTGTTCGCCACCGCGCCGACCACGCGCCGGCGCCGCAAGCAGGAGCAGGTCAGCAACGTCGACGCGCTGATCAAGGACCTGTCGGAGCTGAAGGTCGGCGACCCGGTGGTGCACGTCAACCACGGCATCGGCCGCTACCAGGGGCTGCTCAACATCGACCTGGGCGACGGGCCCAGCGAGTTCCTGCACCTGGAGTACGCCGACAAGGCCACGCTGTACGTGCCGGTGGCGCAGCTGCACCTGATCAGCCGCTACACCGGCGTGAGCCCCGAGGAAGCGCCGCTGCACAAGCTGGGTTCCAGCCAGTGGGAGCGCGCCAAGCGCAAGGCCGCCGAACAGGTGCGAGACACCGCGGCCGAGCTGCTCAACCTCTACGCCCGGCGCGCCGCGCGCGAGGGCCACGCGTTCCGCTTCTCCGCGCACGACTACGAGGCGTTCGCCGCCAGCTTCGGCTTCGAGGAGACGCCCGACCAGCGCGCCGCGATCCACGCGGTGATCCAGGACCTGGTCTCGCCGCGGCCGATGGACCGGCTGGTGTGCGGCGACGTGGGCTTCGGCAAGACCGAGGTGGCGCTGCGCGCGGCCTTCGTCGCGGTCACCGGCGGCAAGCAGGTGGCGTTGCTGGCGCCCACCACGCTGCTGGCCGAGCAGCACTACCAGACCATCACCGACCGCTTCGCCAACTGGCCGGTGAAGGTGGCGGAGCTGTCGCGCTTCCGCTCCACCAAGGAGGTCAACGCCGCGCTCAACGGCCTGGCCGCCGGCACGGTGGACATCGTGGTCGGCACGCACAAGCTGCTGTCGCCCGAGGTGAAGTTCGCGCGCCTGGGGCTGCTGATCATCGACGAGGAACACCGCTTCGGCGTGCGCCACAAGGAGGCCATCAAGGCCATGCGCGCCGAGGTCGACGTGCTCACGCTCACGGCCACGCCGATCCCGCGCACGCTGGGCATGGCGCTGGAAGGCCTGCGCGACCTCTCGGTCATCGCCACCGCGCCGCAGCGGCGCCTGGCGATCAAGACCTTCGTGCGCAACGAGACCAGCAGCGTGATCCGCGAGGCGGTGCTGCGCGAGCTGAAGCGCGGCGGGCAGGTCTACTTCCTGCACAACGAGGTCGAGACCATCGAGAACCGGCGCCAGAAGCTGCAGGAGCTGCTGCCCGAGGCGCGCATCGCGGTGGCGCACGGCCAGATGCCCGAACGCGAGCTGGAGCGCGTGATGCGCGACTTCGTCGCGCAGCGCTACAACGTGCTGCTGTGCTCGACCATCATCGAGACCGGCATCGACGTGCCCACGGCCAACACCATCGTCATCAGCCGCGCCGACAAGTTCGGCCTGGCGCAGCTGCACCAGCTGCGCGGCCGCGTCGGCCGCTCGCACCACCAGGCCTATGCCTACCTGCTGGTGCCCGACGTCGAGGGCCTGACCAAGCAGGCCGCGCAGCGGCTGGAGGCGATCCAGAACATGGAGGAGCTGGGCTCGGGCTTCTACCTGGCGATGCACGACCTGGAGATCCGCGGCGCCGGCGAGGTGCTCGGCGAGCACCAGAGCGGCAACATGCAGGAGGTCGGCTTCCAGCTCTACAACGACATGCTGTCCGAGGCGGTGCGCGCGCTCAAGGCCGGCCGCGAGCCGGACCTGCTGTCGCCGCTGTCGGTGACCACCGAGATCAACCTGCACGCCCCGGCCCTGCTGCCAGACAGCTACTGCGGCGACGTGCAGGTGCGGCTGAACCTCTACAAGCGCCTGGCCTCGGCCGAGACCGGCGACCAGATCGACGCGCTGCTGGAGGAAATCACCGACCGCTTCGGCAAGCTGCCGCCGCAGGGCCAGACCCTGTTCGACGTGCACCGCCTGCGGGTGCTGGCCAAGCCGTACGGCGTCGTGAAGATCGACGCGGCGCCGGCGGCCATCCACATCACCTTCCGCCCCAACCCGCCGATCGAGCCGATGCGCATCATCGAGCTGGTGCAGAAGAACCGCCACATCAAGCTGGCGGGCAACGACAAGCTGCGCATCGACAAGGCCACCTCGGACCCAAAGGAGCGCGCCCAGTACATCCGCGACGTGCTGCGCTCGCTGGGCACGCCGGTGGCCCAACCCGCCTGACCCCTGGACCCCGACCGATCCATGCCTACCGACATCGCGCCCGGCCTGACCCTCCGCATCGCCACCCCGACGCTGAAGCTGTCGGACTTCAAGGTGATCGCGTTCGACATGGACTCGACGCTGATCAACATCGAGTGCATCGACGAGATCGCCGACGCGGTGGGCAGGAAGGCCGAGGTGGCCGCCATCACCGAAGCGGCCATGCGCGGCGAGATCGCCGACTTCAAGGACAGCCTGCGCCGCCGCGTCGCCCTGCTGGCCGGCGTGCCCTACGCCGCGCTGCAGGAGGTCTACGACCAGCGCCTGCGGCTGAACCCCGGCGCGCCCGAACTGCTGGCAGCCTGCCGCGCCGCGGGCCTGGCCACGCTGCTGGTCTCCGGTGGCTTCACCTTCTTCGCCGAGCGGGTGCGCGAGCGCCTGGGCATCGACGTCGCGCACGCCAACGTGCTGGAGGTGGTCGACGGCCGCCTGACCGGCAAGGTGCTGGGCGACATCGTCGACGGCGAGGCCAAGAAGCGCCACCTGCTGGAGCTGTGCCGCCAGGTCGGCTGCCCGCCGACCGCCGCGATCGCAGTCGGCGACGGTGCCAACGACCTGCCGATGATGGGTGCAGCAGGCTTGAGCGTGGCCTACCACGCCAAGCCCCGGGTGCGCGAGCAGGCGATGGTCGCGATCAACGAAGGCGGGCTGGACCGGCTGCTCGAAGTGCTGCGCTGAGGCGCCGCACGCCGCCCGCTACAGCCCCAGCGCCTTCAGGCGGCGGTACAGGGTGCGCTCGCTCCAGCCGAGGTGCGCCGCCAGTTCGCGCCGCGTGCCCGGGAACGTCGCCGCCAGCCGGCGCAGCTCGGCCGGTTGCCAGCGCGCCGTGACCGGCCCCGTCGCCACGCGGGCATCGGGTGCGAACGCCCCCGCCTCTCCCAGCCCCGCCGGCAGGTGCTCCGGCCGGATCACGCCGTCGTCGGCCAGCAGCCGCGCGCGGTCCAGCACGTTGCGCAGCTCCCGCAGGTTGCCCGGCCAGTCGTGCGCCTGCAGGCGCTGCAGGGCCTGCGGCGTCAGCTGCACCGGACGGCCGCCCCCGCCGCGCCGCAGAAAGGTCTCGGCCAGCAGCGGGATGTCCTCGCGCCGCTCGCGCAACGCGGGCAGGTGGATCGGGAACGCGCTGATGCGGTAGTAGAGGTCCTGCCGGAAACGCCCTTCGGCGACCATCTGCGCCAGCGGCTTGTGGGTCGCCGCCACCAGGCGGAAATCGGCCTGCCGGGTTTCGACCGAACCGACGCGGCGGAAGGTGCCGGTCTCGATCAGGCGCAGCAGCTTGACCTGCATCGCCAGCGGCACGTCGCCCATCTCGTCGAGGAACAGCGTGCCGCCGGCGGCGGTTTCCACCAGCCCCTGCTTGCGGGTCGTCGCGCCGGTGAAGGCCCCCTTCTCGTAGCCGAACAGCTCGCTCTCGAACAGCGTCTCGGTCAACCCCGAGCAGTCCACCACCACGAACGGCCCTTGCGCCCGCGGGCTGGCCTCGTGGACGGCTCGGGCGAACAGCTCCTTGCCGGTGCCGGACTCGCCGAGCAGCAACACCGGCAGGGTCGAGGGTGCCACGCGCTGCAGTGCCTCCAGCGCCGCGTTGAACGCCGCGGAACGCCCGACCAGGCGGTCGCCGCTGGCGCGCGGCGTGGCACTGCGCACGGTGGACAGCCGCTCGACGTAGGCGAGGATGCCGCCACGCCGGTCGAGGATGGGCCGCAGTTCGACATCGACATGCTCCGGCCCGCGCGGCGTGTGGTGGATGTGCAGGACCCGGTCCGGCCCCAAGGATTCCGCGGCGCGCTTCATCGGGCAATGCTCGCCGACCTGGTCGCAGGGCACGGCATAGCCGTGCGAGACGCGGTAGCACTTTTCCCCGAGGTGGGCCCGGTCGGCGCTGCCGAACTGGCGTCGGTACGCGGTGTTCGCGGCCAGGATGCGGTAGTCTGGGTCGAGCACGATCATCGGCTCGGTCTCGTGCTCGAGGAAGGACAGCAGGGGGTGGAGTTCGGGGGCGTCGGTGTCCATTGCGCCCATTGTCGGCCAGCCCGCCGCCACTGCCAATCGTGGCAGCCAGACTGCCACGTCACTGCCATGCGGCAGCGACGGTGCGCCCGGCAGCCTCCGCCCATCCCCAGCCCCCAGGAAAAACTCCTTCGGGGACAAGCACTTGCATGCCGGCCCCCACCCCATGCCGACTGGCATGCCTTTTGATAAGTCCGGGCACTTTCACCGAACGGAGGACCACATGAGCCGCAACGAAGGCACGTTCGACCGCACCCTGCGCGTGATCGCAGGCCTCGCCCTGATTGCCCTGGCCGCCACCGGCACCGTCGGCTGGTGGGGCTACCTCGGC is a window from the Caldimonas thermodepolymerans genome containing:
- the ispF gene encoding 2-C-methyl-D-erythritol 2,4-cyclodiphosphate synthase, which produces MDIRIGEGWDTHALVAGRKLVLGGVEIPHTLGLLGHSDADALLHAITDAVLGAAGLGDIGRHFPDTDERFKGADSSALLAEAMRRVREQGWELVNVDSTIVAQAPKMAPHIPAMRERIAAALGCTPAQVNVKAKTAEKLGPVGRQESIEARAVALLRRV
- the ispD gene encoding 2-C-methyl-D-erythritol 4-phosphate cytidylyltransferase codes for the protein MYSTEPPRLFALVPCAGTGERAGAGGPKQYASVAGRALVAHTLQALAAVSRLDGVMVVLAPDDTRFEEAVPGFAGWVARVGGSTRAATVANGLAALVERGAQPHDWVLVHDAARCLLQPQWVDELIDACLDDEVGGLLALPVPDTLKQEEGGRVAATVDRRGKWQAQTPQMFRLGLLRPALLHAGDSVTDEASAVEALGHAPRLVRGSLENFKVTYPQDFALAERLLRTR
- the mfd gene encoding transcription-repair coupling factor, with protein sequence MHLPPIAPGKRHTVPRPPGSADALLLATFAREQAANRTLTAIVTAEPADAQRLHDELAFFAPELRCAVFPDWETLPYDTFSPHQDLISERLATLWRVRQGEVDVVLLPASTALVRLAPPSFLAAYTFHFKQKEKLDEASLKAQLTLAGYQHVSQVVSPGEYAVRGGLIDLYPMGSPVPYRVDLFGDEVDSIRTFDPDSQRSLYPVPEVRLLPGREFPMDEDSRARFRARWRERMEGDPSKARIYKDIGNGIATAGIEYYLPLFFDETATIFEYLGEQAKLVLHGEIDEALKRFWTDTRERYRFLKHDPERPILPPEDLFLKPEDFFALCNVHAQLAVRGQGAVDWARPLPDLSADRGAPEPLRRLQAHLAATPHRVLIVAESPGRRESLLELLRDNRIEPPAVESLADFQSGGEKYAIAVAPLAGGFHWATGDGDAQGLQFVTETELFATAPTTRRRRKQEQVSNVDALIKDLSELKVGDPVVHVNHGIGRYQGLLNIDLGDGPSEFLHLEYADKATLYVPVAQLHLISRYTGVSPEEAPLHKLGSSQWERAKRKAAEQVRDTAAELLNLYARRAAREGHAFRFSAHDYEAFAASFGFEETPDQRAAIHAVIQDLVSPRPMDRLVCGDVGFGKTEVALRAAFVAVTGGKQVALLAPTTLLAEQHYQTITDRFANWPVKVAELSRFRSTKEVNAALNGLAAGTVDIVVGTHKLLSPEVKFARLGLLIIDEEHRFGVRHKEAIKAMRAEVDVLTLTATPIPRTLGMALEGLRDLSVIATAPQRRLAIKTFVRNETSSVIREAVLRELKRGGQVYFLHNEVETIENRRQKLQELLPEARIAVAHGQMPERELERVMRDFVAQRYNVLLCSTIIETGIDVPTANTIVISRADKFGLAQLHQLRGRVGRSHHQAYAYLLVPDVEGLTKQAAQRLEAIQNMEELGSGFYLAMHDLEIRGAGEVLGEHQSGNMQEVGFQLYNDMLSEAVRALKAGREPDLLSPLSVTTEINLHAPALLPDSYCGDVQVRLNLYKRLASAETGDQIDALLEEITDRFGKLPPQGQTLFDVHRLRVLAKPYGVVKIDAAPAAIHITFRPNPPIEPMRIIELVQKNRHIKLAGNDKLRIDKATSDPKERAQYIRDVLRSLGTPVAQPA
- the serB gene encoding phosphoserine phosphatase SerB, producing MPTDIAPGLTLRIATPTLKLSDFKVIAFDMDSTLINIECIDEIADAVGRKAEVAAITEAAMRGEIADFKDSLRRRVALLAGVPYAALQEVYDQRLRLNPGAPELLAACRAAGLATLLVSGGFTFFAERVRERLGIDVAHANVLEVVDGRLTGKVLGDIVDGEAKKRHLLELCRQVGCPPTAAIAVGDGANDLPMMGAAGLSVAYHAKPRVREQAMVAINEGGLDRLLEVLR
- a CDS encoding sigma-54 interaction domain-containing protein, which encodes MDTDAPELHPLLSFLEHETEPMIVLDPDYRILAANTAYRRQFGSADRAHLGEKCYRVSHGYAVPCDQVGEHCPMKRAAESLGPDRVLHIHHTPRGPEHVDVELRPILDRRGGILAYVERLSTVRSATPRASGDRLVGRSAAFNAALEALQRVAPSTLPVLLLGESGTGKELFARAVHEASPRAQGPFVVVDCSGLTETLFESELFGYEKGAFTGATTRKQGLVETAAGGTLFLDEMGDVPLAMQVKLLRLIETGTFRRVGSVETRQADFRLVAATHKPLAQMVAEGRFRQDLYYRISAFPIHLPALRERREDIPLLAETFLRRGGGGRPVQLTPQALQRLQAHDWPGNLRELRNVLDRARLLADDGVIRPEHLPAGLGEAGAFAPDARVATGPVTARWQPAELRRLAATFPGTRRELAAHLGWSERTLYRRLKALGL
- a CDS encoding YgaP family membrane protein, producing the protein MSRNEGTFDRTLRVIAGLALIALAATGTVGWWGYLGVVPLLTGIAGYCPLYTLLGINTCSRKR